A stretch of Lysinibacillus agricola DNA encodes these proteins:
- a CDS encoding aldo/keto reductase, translated as MKFHTLKKTNITISEIGLGTNAVGGHNLFENLNEQDGKELVSAALDLGITFIDTADIYGKGRSEELVGEVLKKYSREDFVLATKGGRHWFEDGSVKTDNHPHYLRGAFENSLKRLQMDYVDLYYLHFPDNETPLAESIGELSRLKEEGKIRAIGISNVTLDQLIEANVHNDISVLQSPYNMLNRSAEQDLLPYCIKNDISFIPYGPLAYGLLGGKYTKDFKLGTGDWRISDPLFQDELFEQTLVKVDALKEIAKEKQTTLPNLALAWLLAQDGVDAVIPGGKHKKQVAANVEATDVLLTKEDLVNIEGILL; from the coding sequence ATGAAATTTCATACATTAAAAAAAACGAATATCACTATTTCAGAAATTGGTCTTGGGACGAATGCTGTAGGTGGACATAACTTATTTGAAAACTTAAATGAACAAGATGGGAAAGAGCTAGTCTCAGCTGCACTTGACTTAGGGATAACTTTTATTGATACAGCAGACATTTATGGAAAAGGGCGTTCAGAAGAACTTGTTGGCGAAGTATTAAAAAAATACTCAAGGGAAGATTTCGTTTTAGCAACAAAGGGCGGTAGACATTGGTTTGAGGATGGTTCAGTAAAAACAGATAATCATCCGCACTATCTACGTGGTGCATTCGAAAATAGCTTGAAACGACTACAAATGGATTATGTAGATCTTTACTATCTACACTTCCCGGATAACGAAACTCCTCTTGCGGAGTCGATTGGTGAATTATCACGCTTAAAAGAAGAAGGAAAGATCCGAGCAATAGGCATTTCAAACGTAACCTTAGATCAACTTATAGAGGCTAATGTGCATAATGATATTTCTGTCTTACAATCTCCTTACAATATGTTAAATCGTTCAGCAGAACAAGATTTATTGCCTTATTGTATAAAAAATGATATTTCATTTATTCCATATGGTCCACTTGCATATGGCCTACTTGGTGGTAAGTATACAAAAGACTTTAAATTAGGTACAGGAGACTGGCGAATTTCAGATCCTTTATTCCAAGACGAATTATTTGAACAAACATTAGTAAAAGTAGATGCACTAAAGGAAATTGCGAAAGAAAAGCAAACAACATTACCAAATCTAGCGCTTGCATGGTTATTAGCTCAAGATGGCGTCGATGCAGTAATTCCAGGTGGGAAACATAAAAAACAAGTGGCTGCCAATGTCGAAGCAACCGATGTGCTATTAACAAAAGAAGATTTAGTAAATATAGAAGGAATTTTATTATAG
- a CDS encoding flavin reductase family protein, with product MISIDPKKNTERENYKLLIGSIIPRPIAFVTTKSEQGIINGAPFSFFNIVSSNPPMISLAVQRPNGRFKDTARHIHHQQQFVVHIVDEDNVKQVNETAASLPVTESEIDRAQFTLIDSQLISVPGIQEAKVRMECRLVQTIPLMNGDEQTGDLFIGEVVQYHIDETIYNEGRIDPRKLKAVSRLAGSNYAKIGDIFALERPE from the coding sequence TTGATTTCAATTGATCCTAAGAAAAATACAGAGCGCGAAAATTATAAGTTATTGATTGGCAGTATTATTCCGAGACCTATTGCCTTTGTTACGACGAAGTCAGAGCAAGGGATCATCAATGGTGCACCTTTTAGTTTTTTTAATATCGTGTCTTCTAATCCACCGATGATTTCTCTAGCCGTTCAAAGACCAAATGGACGCTTTAAAGATACCGCTCGCCATATTCATCATCAGCAACAATTTGTTGTGCATATTGTAGATGAGGATAATGTTAAGCAGGTGAATGAAACGGCAGCTTCCTTACCTGTAACTGAAAGTGAAATTGATCGAGCACAATTTACATTAATCGATAGCCAACTGATATCTGTACCAGGTATTCAAGAGGCAAAGGTTCGAATGGAATGCCGTTTAGTACAGACGATTCCTTTAATGAATGGTGACGAACAGACAGGTGATTTGTTTATTGGTGAAGTCGTACAATATCATATAGATGAGACCATTTATAATGAAGGGCGCATTGATCCAAGAAAACTAAAAGCAGTTAGCAGACTAGCTGGCTCAAATTACGCAAAAATTGGAGATATTTTTGCATTAGAACGTCCTGAATAA
- a CDS encoding ring-cleaving dioxygenase has product MKKHTAGIHHITAIVGHPQENIDFYAGVLGLRLVKQTVNFDDPGTYHLYFGNKGGKPGTIITFFPWANAYQGRIGDGQVGVTTYVVPEGTLPFWINRLAKFTIPFQKAERFGEQVLQFDDPHGLHIELVARAEGELNEWTFGEVTPEVAIKGFGGATLYSSHPEETAKVLTEVMGLEKVATEGEYTRYKSSADIGNTVDLKVVPGMRGQMGVGTVHHIAWRAQDNVDHLEWQEYVMNHGQHVTEVKDRNYFNAIYFREPGEILFEIATDPPGFAHDETPETMGSQLMLPSQYEQHREQLERTLIPIEVRALD; this is encoded by the coding sequence ATGAAAAAACATACTGCGGGTATTCACCATATCACAGCCATTGTAGGGCATCCACAAGAAAATATTGATTTTTATGCTGGTGTATTAGGCTTGCGTTTAGTTAAACAAACAGTAAACTTCGATGATCCTGGCACATATCATCTTTACTTCGGTAACAAAGGTGGTAAACCTGGTACAATTATTACATTCTTTCCATGGGCAAATGCTTATCAAGGACGTATTGGTGATGGCCAAGTTGGCGTAACTACTTATGTTGTACCAGAAGGAACACTACCATTTTGGATTAATCGTCTTGCAAAATTCACTATTCCATTCCAAAAAGCTGAACGCTTTGGTGAACAAGTATTACAATTTGATGATCCACACGGACTTCATATTGAATTAGTTGCACGTGCAGAAGGCGAATTGAATGAATGGACATTTGGTGAAGTAACTCCTGAGGTTGCCATTAAAGGGTTTGGCGGTGCAACACTGTATTCAAGTCACCCAGAAGAGACAGCAAAGGTATTAACTGAAGTTATGGGTCTTGAAAAAGTAGCAACAGAAGGCGAGTATACTCGTTACAAATCCAGCGCAGATATTGGCAATACGGTAGATTTAAAAGTTGTTCCTGGTATGCGCGGTCAAATGGGCGTTGGAACAGTTCATCATATTGCCTGGAGAGCACAGGATAATGTGGATCACCTAGAATGGCAAGAGTATGTAATGAATCATGGACAACATGTAACCGAAGTGAAAGATCGTAATTATTTTAATGCGATTTATTTCCGCGAACCCGGTGAGATTTTATTTGAAATTGCGACAGATCCACCTGGATTCGCTCATGATGAGACACCTGAGACAATGGGTAGCCAATTAATGTTACCATCTCAATACGAACAGCATCGTGAACAATTGGAAAGAACATTAATTCCAATCGAAGTGCGTGCACTAGATTAA
- a CDS encoding NADPH-dependent FMN reductase, which translates to MGFLNKLFASKKEEEKTMAELNIGIIIGSTREGRVSPQVAQWVKEIADQRGDANYTIIDIADYKLPLLGEPGQDASGAQAWSEIIAKQDGFVFIVQEYNHSITGALKNALDYLREEWNNKAAGIVSYGSVGGARAAEHLRGIMGELLIADVRVHPALSLFTDFENGTDFKPKAVQTDSVNQMLDQVIPWSKALYTIR; encoded by the coding sequence ATGGGTTTTTTAAATAAATTATTTGCTTCAAAAAAAGAGGAGGAAAAAACAATGGCAGAATTAAATATCGGAATTATTATCGGATCAACACGTGAAGGTCGAGTAAGTCCACAAGTAGCACAATGGGTAAAAGAAATCGCAGATCAACGAGGCGATGCTAATTATACAATTATTGATATCGCAGATTACAAATTACCTTTACTAGGTGAACCAGGGCAAGATGCTTCAGGCGCTCAAGCTTGGTCAGAAATTATTGCAAAACAAGATGGGTTTGTATTTATCGTACAAGAGTACAATCATTCTATTACAGGTGCTCTAAAAAATGCACTAGATTATTTACGTGAAGAATGGAATAACAAAGCTGCGGGGATTGTTTCTTATGGGTCTGTAGGTGGTGCACGTGCAGCTGAGCATTTACGTGGTATTATGGGTGAGCTTTTAATTGCAGATGTCCGTGTACATCCAGCATTGTCACTATTCACAGACTTTGAAAATGGTACTGATTTTAAACCAAAAGCAGTGCAAACAGATTCTGTTAACCAAATGTTAGATCAAGTAATTCCTTGGTCAAAAGCTTTATATACAATTCGGTAA
- a CDS encoding GNAT family N-acetyltransferase, which yields MEYKLLVDEIEDLVELLTQNKWIYHTDQNVKEESVRKGYAEGYYHSDRETYWIIDNDEKVGIIIIHDISDTIPLFDMRLDARYRGKGYGVKTLLWLQDYLFGEKGKIRIEGYTRVDNIGMRKCFTKAGFVKEGYLRNAWENADGTITDSILYSAIKDDWTLGRITPIKMDDVPF from the coding sequence ATGGAATATAAACTTTTAGTAGATGAAATTGAAGATTTAGTGGAATTATTAACTCAAAACAAGTGGATTTATCATACTGATCAAAATGTGAAAGAGGAGTCCGTTCGAAAAGGGTATGCAGAAGGATACTATCACAGCGATCGCGAAACATATTGGATAATTGATAATGATGAAAAGGTAGGGATTATCATCATTCATGACATAAGCGATACAATCCCATTATTTGATATGCGTTTAGATGCACGTTATAGAGGAAAAGGATACGGAGTAAAGACACTCCTTTGGTTACAAGATTACTTGTTTGGAGAAAAAGGTAAGATTCGTATCGAAGGCTATACAAGAGTTGATAATATTGGTATGAGAAAATGCTTTACGAAAGCTGGCTTTGTGAAAGAGGGCTATTTAAGAAATGCCTGGGAAAATGCAGATGGTACTATAACTGATAGCATCCTATATAGTGCAATTAAAGACGATTGGACTTTAGGCAGAATAACTCCTATTAAGATGGATGATGTACCTTTTTAA
- a CDS encoding nuclear transport factor 2 family protein — protein sequence MKREFIIEYEERLRQAMLNGDVKALEELIDDNLIFVNHFGQILTKEADIEAYRSGILSFTTINFLDQKIILLENSAVTVTRATLKGTFGTEPIEDEMCYSRVWKQNGERLIIVSGHCSSVPK from the coding sequence ATGAAAAGAGAATTCATTATCGAATATGAAGAACGCCTGCGACAAGCGATGCTAAATGGAGATGTCAAAGCTCTGGAAGAACTTATTGATGATAACCTTATTTTTGTAAATCACTTCGGACAAATCTTAACGAAGGAAGCGGATATTGAAGCGTATCGTTCTGGGATACTGAGTTTTACAACAATCAATTTTTTAGATCAAAAAATAATTCTATTAGAGAATTCGGCCGTGACAGTGACAAGGGCTACCCTAAAAGGAACATTCGGCACAGAACCAATTGAAGATGAAATGTGTTATTCACGTGTTTGGAAACAGAATGGTGAGCGTCTAATTATCGTGTCAGGCCATTGTAGTTCTGTTCCGAAGTAA